One part of the Vicia villosa cultivar HV-30 ecotype Madison, WI linkage group LG6, Vvil1.0, whole genome shotgun sequence genome encodes these proteins:
- the LOC131610878 gene encoding uncharacterized protein LOC131610878: protein MERPNHDYAAASAMAYAQQQRPAANMQQQQQFGFHPQHQQFPSAMHGPPFIPPGPGAGHPSMQQFPFHHAMQQQLHHHGPPPPHILLQQQQQQHQAPPAFPSHYPPHVVPSPFFDSAPPPVAPPSDPELHKRIDKLVEYAVKNGPEFEAMICEKQRDNPSYSFLFGGEGHAYYRFKLWLSSRPPSGPFNQPFPSSSMAMIHPPPNPMTSSSLSGPPLNPAGIGSSPSMLVPPPFPQFYDQQHHHQHPQSFGLHGRPEYDQSSKSFKGLSGPLPSDVAMELSSVLNNLNGTKESIKGAKLWFMQRAPFAPALAETLRDRVFALDDVERQLHIIYLANDILFDSLNRRTSLHDLDNEALAFKPVLGAMLARIYHNPQSNEEYRKRLQQMVEFWASKEVFDQETISLLKGEMIGGPHTNSFTTVSKDLSSASADSGAGMLQTPNHIVQQWQADRAGSGSIGFDPDRPDKLLGQSMAAQQFLSNSALPSAFPGSMNIPSSVQPSGAHLLPPPSSGTGEQLPPYPLFPPGLIPGMVRKMQIGSGVPYSPMSPLDIPTMIPPSTVPASEILQRVSKFFKEIGEVNPSEGPMNSDARDEDDEYDGEYERESQVRKGGACIPPPPNLQQIDPETGTYADGSVDRKPGSSGSGRLGLGATADPNEVSQYDDVYTSYRKQRSTNYHTSMSARAAVR from the exons ATGGAACGTCCCAATCATGATTATGCAGCTGCGTCTGCTATGGCATATGCTCAGCAGCAGCGACCGGCTGCTAATATGCAACAGCAGCAGCAGTTTGGATTTCATCCTCAACATCAGCAGTTTCCTTCAGCTATGCACGGTCCGCCTTTTATACCGCCGGGTCCTGGTGCTGGGCATCCGTCTATGCAGCAGTTCCCTTTTCATCATGCAATGCAGCAACAGCTGCACCATCATGGCCCTCCTCCTCCTCATATTCTTCTCCAgcagcagcagcagcaacatCAAGCACCTCCTGCGTTTCCTTCTCATTATCCTCCTCATGTTGTTCCGTCGCCTTTTTTTGATTCTGCTCCACCGCCGGTTGCTCCACCTTCTGATCCCGAGCTTCATAAGCGAATTGATAAACTTGTTGAGTACGCGGTGAAAAATGGGCCTGAATTTGAAGCTATGATTTGTGAAAAGCAACGGGATAATCCTTCTTATAGCTTTCTGTTTGGCGGGGAGGGTCATGCTTACTACCGTTTTAAGCTTTGGTTATCAAGTAGACCGCCGAGTGGTCCATTCAACCAACCATTTCCATCGTCTTCCATGGCAATGATCCATCCTCCGCCTAATCCGATGACGAGCTCATCTCTTAGTGGTCCTCCATTGAATCCTGCCGGAATTGGATCTTCTCCTTCAATGCTAGTCCCGCCTCCCTTCCCACAGTTTTATGATCAACAACACCATCATCAACACCCTCAATCGTTTGGGCTTCACGGTCGACCTGAGTATGATCAGTCATCCAAGTCTTTCAAAGGGCTCTCTGGGCCGCTTCCGTCTGATGTTGCAATGGAGCTGAGTAGCGTTCTTAACAATTTGAATGGTACAAAAGAATCCATTAAAGGTGCCAAACTTTGGTTCATGCAGAGAGCTCCATTTGCACCAGCTCTTGCCGAGACTCTTAGAGATAGGGTATTTGCATTGGATGACGTTGAGAGACAGTTACATATAATATACCTTGCAAATGACATTCTCTTTGATAG TTTAAATCGGAGAACAAGCCTTCACGATCTTGACAATGAGGCCCTTGCGTTCAAACCTGTTTTAGGCGCCATGCTTGCAAGAATTTATCACAACCCACAAAGCAATGAGGAATATAGGAAAAGATTGCAGCAGATGGTGGAGTTCTGGGCTTCTAAAGAGGTATTTGATCAAGAGACTATATCTTTACTGAAGGGCGAGATGATTGGTGGGCCACATACAAATTCATTTACTACCGTATCAAAAGACTTATCCTCTGCTTCAGCAGATTCGGGCGCAG GAATGCTGCAGACTCCAAACCATATTGTGCAGCAGTGGCAGGCTGATAGAGCGGGCTCTGGTTCAATTGGCTTTGATCCAGACCGTCCTGATAAGCTTCTGGGGCAATCAATGGCAGCTCAGCAATTTCTTTCAAATTCTGCTCTTCCGAGTGCTTTTCCAGGTTCAATGAATATACCATCTTCCGTTCAACCTTCTGGAGCACATTTACTGCCTCCTCCATCATCTGGCACTGGCGAACAATTGCCTCCATATCCGCTGTTCCCACCCGGGCTCATTCCTGGAATGGTTAGAAAGATGCAGATTGGTAGTGGTGTTCCATATTCTCCTATGAGCCCTTTGGATATCCCAACTATGATACCTCCATCAACCGTACCAGCATCAGAAATTCTTCAAAGGGTATCAAAGTTTTTTAAAGAAATTGGAGAAGTAAATCCTTCAGAGGGTCCTATGAATTCTGATgcgagagatgaagatgatgaatacgATGGAGAATACGAGAGAGAATCTCAAGTACGAAAGGGAGGCGCTTGCATACCTCCACCCCCAAACTTGCAGCAAATTGATCCAGAGACAGGGACCTATGCTGATGGGAGTGTCGACAGAAAGCCAGGATCAAGTGGCTCGGGAAGATTGGGACTCGGGGCCACGGCTGATCCAAATGAAGTGAGTCAGTATGATGATGTATATACATCTTACCGGAAGCAGAGAAGCACAAATTATCACACATCAATGAGTGCTAGAGCAGCTGTGAGATGA